A DNA window from Micromonospora sp. NBC_01739 contains the following coding sequences:
- a CDS encoding PP2C family protein-serine/threonine phosphatase: protein MTGADVRDIDPGDGRFTPNAPQEPAWRTDLSAAALPAIDPSLSAADWPVVVEHLREGLVLCGPDGVVWQVSPVAARLLPEIVVGGSCAEFEALPGPVAEITRHGRRLRVRRVSLSAGRSCWYVEDLSEHTGPVDALAAERARSAFLAMVGEKLGNPLHPDRAAAAVVRLAVPTLAETAVLILAPRSGRARWWRASQADDGQSTLDRGALHTGEMPAAVAESLHGVQPHTVDWLAEQAVEAGWLPGHNAAEVCARLVSLPGRDAPAGVLLVARPAPRWYTEDDLDLLRAFADRAGAALTTALLYRNQAEVADTLQASLLPVEPAQAPGVQWGTAYRPAQAGLRIGGDFYGAHRLPDGGSVFFLGDVSGKGVEAAVFTGQLRQCLHALHRIESQPARLLRLLNDALLETTLAHGQGRFATMVLGVVRPHRDGGLSLTLAGGGHLPPLVVRASGEVEQLPLSGMLIGVVADPRVDQVSTRLAPGETCLLYSDGVTEARGGRRGVEQLGTDRLMQALTGCQRMPAPALAERIEQVTCDWLAQRDHDDIAVLALRAAGVGGRPHRHLHAVPTPTGVAREGATTP, encoded by the coding sequence GTGACTGGTGCCGACGTCAGGGACATCGACCCCGGCGACGGACGGTTCACGCCGAATGCCCCGCAGGAGCCGGCGTGGCGCACCGACCTGTCCGCAGCCGCACTGCCCGCCATCGATCCGTCGCTGAGCGCCGCCGACTGGCCGGTGGTCGTCGAGCACCTGCGGGAGGGCCTGGTGCTGTGCGGCCCGGACGGCGTGGTGTGGCAGGTGAGCCCGGTCGCCGCGCGGTTGCTGCCGGAGATCGTCGTGGGCGGCAGCTGCGCCGAGTTCGAGGCCCTGCCCGGCCCGGTCGCCGAGATCACCCGGCACGGACGCCGGCTGCGGGTCCGCCGGGTGTCGTTATCCGCCGGGCGCAGCTGCTGGTACGTGGAAGACCTCAGCGAACACACCGGGCCGGTCGACGCCCTGGCGGCCGAGCGGGCCCGATCGGCCTTCCTGGCGATGGTGGGGGAGAAGCTCGGCAATCCGTTGCATCCCGACCGGGCCGCCGCCGCGGTGGTCCGGCTGGCCGTGCCGACCCTGGCCGAGACGGCGGTGCTGATTCTGGCCCCCCGCTCGGGACGCGCCCGGTGGTGGCGGGCCAGTCAGGCCGACGACGGGCAGTCCACCCTGGACCGAGGGGCGCTGCACACCGGTGAGATGCCCGCGGCCGTCGCCGAGAGCCTGCACGGGGTGCAGCCGCACACGGTCGACTGGTTGGCCGAGCAGGCGGTCGAGGCGGGCTGGCTGCCCGGGCACAACGCGGCCGAGGTCTGCGCCCGACTGGTGTCGTTGCCCGGTCGGGACGCCCCCGCAGGCGTACTGCTGGTGGCCCGTCCGGCGCCCCGGTGGTACACCGAGGACGATCTGGACCTGCTGCGGGCCTTCGCCGACCGGGCCGGGGCCGCGCTGACCACCGCCCTGCTCTACCGCAACCAGGCCGAGGTGGCCGACACCTTGCAGGCCAGCCTGCTGCCGGTGGAACCGGCGCAGGCGCCGGGGGTGCAGTGGGGCACGGCGTACCGGCCGGCGCAGGCCGGTCTGCGCATCGGTGGGGACTTCTACGGCGCACACCGGCTGCCCGACGGCGGCTCGGTGTTCTTCCTCGGTGACGTCTCCGGCAAGGGGGTCGAGGCTGCGGTCTTCACCGGTCAGCTGCGCCAGTGCCTGCACGCCCTGCACCGTATCGAGTCACAACCGGCCCGGCTGCTGCGGCTGCTCAACGACGCGCTGCTGGAGACCACCCTGGCGCACGGGCAGGGCCGGTTCGCCACGATGGTCCTGGGAGTGGTCCGGCCGCACCGCGACGGTGGACTGTCGTTGACCCTGGCCGGCGGCGGTCATCTGCCTCCGCTGGTGGTGCGCGCCTCCGGCGAGGTGGAACAGCTCCCGCTCAGCGGGATGCTCATCGGGGTGGTCGCCGATCCCCGGGTCGATCAGGTCTCCACCCGACTGGCCCCCGGCGAGACCTGCCTGCTCTACAGCGACGGGGTGACCGAGGCCCGGGGTGGCCGGCGGGGAGTCGAGCAACTCGGCACCGACCGGTTGATGCAGGCGTTGACCGGCTGCCAGCGGATGCCGGCTCCGGCCCTGGCCGAACGAATCGAACAGGTCACCTGCGACTGGCTGGCCCAGCGTGACCACGACGACATCGCGGTGCTCGCGCTGCGTGCCGCCGGCGTCGGGGGCCGGCCGCACCGACACCTGCACGCGGTCCCCACTCCGACCGGGGTGGCTCGGGAAGGGGCGACGACACCGTGA